In one window of Paraburkholderia phymatum STM815 DNA:
- a CDS encoding DapH/DapD/GlmU-related protein, whose protein sequence is MDNTFGPTLGRAADGQDARMKDQHAARATEAAVPPDSPLHDASGATQPPGRVIDLSLAGKGNYVASRGFFTELIWFFVEACVLNNKLLPVSSVRVALLRLFGAKIGANCRFVHPVRVKAPWNLTVGDNCWFGVDVWIYNQAPIRIGSNVCISQGSFLSAGSHDMRTNMDLRVAPIVIEDGAWISSKCVVQMGVTIGRSAVVTPLSVVHRSLEAEGVYGGNPCRFIRKRFDADGGCVS, encoded by the coding sequence ATGGATAACACGTTCGGCCCGACCCTTGGGCGGGCAGCGGACGGCCAGGACGCGCGGATGAAAGACCAGCATGCCGCGCGCGCAACCGAGGCCGCTGTGCCGCCCGATTCGCCCCTGCACGATGCTTCCGGTGCGACCCAGCCGCCCGGCCGCGTGATCGACCTGAGCCTCGCGGGCAAGGGCAATTACGTCGCGTCGCGCGGCTTTTTCACCGAGCTGATCTGGTTCTTTGTCGAAGCCTGCGTGCTCAATAACAAACTGCTGCCCGTGTCGTCGGTGCGCGTCGCGTTGCTGAGGCTGTTCGGCGCGAAGATCGGTGCGAACTGCCGCTTCGTGCATCCCGTGCGTGTGAAGGCGCCGTGGAACCTCACGGTCGGCGACAACTGCTGGTTCGGCGTCGACGTGTGGATCTACAACCAGGCGCCCATCCGCATCGGCTCGAACGTGTGCATCTCGCAAGGCAGCTTTCTGAGCGCGGGTTCGCATGACATGCGAACCAACATGGATTTGCGCGTGGCGCCGATCGTCATCGAAGACGGCGCGTGGATCTCGTCGAAATGCGTCGTGCAGATGGGCGTGACGATCGGCCGTTCGGCCGTCGTGACGCCGCTGTCCGTCGTGCACCGTTCACTCGAGGCGGAAGGTGTGTATGGCGGCAATCCGTGCCGCTTTATCCGCAAGCGTTTTGACGCGGATGGGGGGTGCGTCTCATAA